From a region of the Babylonia areolata isolate BAREFJ2019XMU chromosome 25, ASM4173473v1, whole genome shotgun sequence genome:
- the LOC143300022 gene encoding uncharacterized protein LOC143300022, with product MWNEEQIPQQLKDASIVHIYKRKGNHQSCDRGISLLSIAGNILPHVLLNCLLQHLEQGLLQESQCSFHAERGTMDIIFAACQLQEKSQKQYSNLFMTFVDLTKAFNTVSREGLWQTMEKFGCASKFITIVWQFHDNMMVKVVDDGDESEAFPVTNGINKAAFLPSSHTKKTNVMYQPAQGKSYQEPHITVKGQNLHVVDNFTYLGNKLSRSVNIDTDVNNRITKASTALGDSKSWNELASAVSKHSCRKPKPESSSAWLLMMAVFCPRPGMCELNRGHRCLHLYQFDEKSNASPNLSASREHLISHPRNITEFPSKEKNPTGPQRSTAGLMETKKKSGSGIGRIFSLSLSDAISNKNTTHRNKDRSSGASAHSSPENDKLHLKVLEEVHHCRQQLRHQRLRQLRVFPIYQSLTEIVIMTCVHPIRIILVTVSIQPSKNTASLEQRQGQIVTYRNLRGFGLHSRPASRPSSQPPSRPPSSLDNFCRDLRPQYLSPTQSEKWNFTGDRINESNGAHEKETVTVPSYSRHPFVSRSEAEKWDSQQNFTGERSADSGAGHEKETVTVPSFSRDPFVSPSQAEKLDSEQYFTWDRSVQEERKEGPPYENYPSEQHSYPDCRDLSPFQRARMLHHDPSPDWNLKPQWSLPLPQCPPPPPPPHHPPNYMCPMPRESASQTSCSLPTTPSEPGHLDSSFDTRESYDASSSEQEEAVRGEGVSAKRKRSALSDVGYDKFVAAQKERYLQMYKDSGSEDPDSSSLPSSKQSLQTKTSNDEEEKNSTGSGVIPKCQESSTKNVFHSLYRRAIPISCRDRNRRSCPPAVESTPAVSSEQGSPCDKKPWAPDGLMPAAGLSYMQTVTSPGAWWQQASQPNCVPVGDEDFPSLSATASFVSQHAPLGSGTPTISENSFSKDNVSFSGAKDDGSCENFYRKKAQDEFRGGRWGMSRYASRLLNDNRLSGGKKWGKEAREAFSKPYQTSFVDTHCHLDFLFNREPYSGTYASYREKNKNTFPKNYEACVAVFCRPKSFVNRSKWKPIVEEPGVWMAMGCHPKNATEYTEWTEEGLKQALKHEKTVALGEIGLDYSKHHGQFSAQQKDVFIRQIRIALDMNLPLVIHCREAEDDCLEILEKHVPADYKIHCHCFTSNYESATKWTSRFKNLFIGLTPLITFRSAVGTHEVARLLPLNRLLLETDAPYFLPSGFEWEGLSLSHPGMALMVAIRVAELRGIQVEEVLVQVRRNTQDMYGI from the exons atgtggaacgagGAACAGATCCCAcaacagctgaaagatgccagcatagtccacatctacaagaggaaGGGCAACCACCAGTCTTGCGACCGAGGCATCTCCCTCTTGTCCATTGCTGGGAACATTCTGCCCCATGTCCTGCTCAACTGCCTTCTCCAACATCTTGAACAAGGTCTCCTCCAAGAAAGCCAGTGCAGCTTCCATGCTGAACGTGGGACCATGGACATCATTTTTGCTGCGTGCCAACTCCAGGAAAAAAGCCAGAAGCAGTACAGTAACCTCTTCATGACCTTTGttgatctgaccaaggctttcaATACGGTCAGCAGAGAAGGCCTATGGCAGACAATGGAGAAGTTTGGCTGTGccagcaagttcatcacaatTGTCTGGCAGTTCCATGACAACATGATGGTGAAAGTTGTGGATGACGGAGATGAAtcagaggccttcccagtgacaaaTGGCATCAACAAGGCTGCATTCTTACCCAGCTctca caccaaaaagaccaaTGTTATGTATCAGCCTGCCCAAGGAAAGTCATACCAGGAGCCGCACATCACAGTTAAGGGGCAGAACCTCCATGTAGTtgacaacttcacctacctgggcaaCAAGCTTTCTCGCTCTGTGAACATAGACACTGATGTCAACAACAGGATCACCAAAGCTAGCACTGCTTTGGGAGACTCT aagtcctggaacgagctggcttcTGCAGTGTCTAAAcactcctgcagaaagcccaagccag AAAGTTCATCAGCCTGGCT CCTCATGATGGCTGTCTTCTGTCCCCGACCCGGGATGTGCGAGCTGAACCGCGGCCACCGGTGCCTGCATCTGTACCAGTTTGACGAAAAGAGCAACGCCAGTCCCAATCTGTCTGCATCGAGAGAACACCTGATTTCCCACCCTCGCAACATCACTGAGTTCCCATCGAAGGAGAAAAACCCCACCGGGCCACAGAGATCAA CTGCTGGCCTCATGGAGACCAAAAAGAAGAGTGGATCTGGCATTGGCAGAATCTTCAGCTTGTCGTTGAGTGATGCCATATCGAACAAGAACACCACCCATCGCAACAAGGACAGGAGTTCAGGGGCGTCCGCTCACTCTTCTCCAGAGAATGACAAG CTACACCTGAAAGTGTTGGAAGAGGTGCATCATTGTCGGCAGCAGTTAAGACACCAGAGACTGAGGCAGCTGAGAGTCTTCCCAATTTACCAGAGTCTGACAGAAAT AGTGATAATGACCTGTGTCCATCCAATACGCATCATTTTAGTGACAGTCAGCATCCAGCCGTCGAAAAATACTGCGTCTCTGGAGCAGAGACAAGGTCAGATAGTGACTTATCGCAACCTCAGAGGATTCGGCCTG CACAGTAGGCCGGCATCAAGACCTTCATCACAGCCTCCATCACGACCTCCTTCATCCCTGGACAACTTCTGTCGAGACCTTAGACCTCAGTATCTCAGCCCCACACAGTCAGAGAAATGGAATTTTACTGGGGACAGAATTAATGAGAGCAATGGAGCTCATGAGAAGGAAACTGTCACTGTACCTTCTTATTCCAGACATCCATTTGTCAGCCGCTCTGAGGCAGAGAAATGGGATTCACAACAGAATTTCACTGGTGAAAGAAGTGCTGACAGTGGTGCAGGACATGAGAAGGAAACCGTTACTGTGCCTTCCTTTTCCAGAGATCCATTTGTCAGCCCCTCTCAGGCAGAGAAATTGGATTCAGAACAGTATTTCACTTGGGACAGAA GTGtccaggaagaaagaaaagagggccCACCTTATGAGAATTATCCAAGTGAGCAGCACTCCTACCCAGATTGCCGAGACCTGTCACCCTTCCAGAGGGCCAGAATGCTGCATCATGATCCCTCCCCTGACTGGAATTTGAAACCACAGTGGTCTTTGCCCCTGCCCCagtgtcccccaccaccaccaccacctcaccatccTCCAAACTA TATGTGCCCCATGCCCAGGGAAAGCGCATCTCAGACAAGCTGTAGTCTTCCGACAACTCCATCGGAACCTGGTCACCTGGACAGTTCCTTTGACACAAGGGAAAGCTATGATGCCTCTAGCAGTGAACAGGAAGAGGCTGTCCGAGGGGAAGGGGTCAGCGCCAAGAGAAAGAGATCAGCACTCAGTGATGTAGGCTACGACAAGTTTGTGGCCG CTCAAAAGGAGCGTTACCTTCAGATGTACAAAGACTCGGGATCAGAGGACCCTGACAGCAGTAGTCTCCCATCATCAAAGCAGTCCTTGCAGACCAAAACTagcaatgatgaagaagaaaagaactccACTGGAAGTGGTGTGATTCCCAAATGCCAAGAAAGCTCCACGAAAAATGTTTTCCACTCACTGTACAGGCGGGCAATCCCCATCAGTTGCCGAGATCGAAACAGGAGATCGTGTCCACCTGCTGTGGAGTCAACACCTGCTGTCAGTTCAGAGCAGGGAAGCCCCTGTGACAAGAAACCCTGGGCTCCGGATGGGTTGATGCCTGCAGCAGGTCTGTCCTATATGCAGACTGTGACCTCACCTGGAGCATGGTGGCAGCAGGCCAGCCAGCCCAACTGTGTGCCAGTTGGCGACGAAGACTTCCCCTCCCTGTCTGCCACCGCCTCTTTCGTATCTCAGCACGCCCCCCTAGGCTCAGGCACCCCAACCATTTCAGAAAACAGTTTCTCAAAAGACAATGTTTCTTTCAGTGGTGCCAAAGATGATGGCTCATGTGAGAACTTCTACCGCAAAAAGGCCCAGGATGAGTtcagggggggtaggtggggcaTGTCACGCTATGCCTCTCGTCTTCTGAATGATAACCGGCTGTCTGGTGGTAAGAAGTGGGGCAAGGAAGCCAGGGAAGCCTTCAGCAAACCCTACCAGACCTCTTTCGTGGACACCCACTGCCATCTAGACTTCCTCTTCAACAGAGAACCCTATTC AGGCACGTATGCTTCATAtcgagagaagaacaaaaacaccttccccaAGAACTATGAGGCATGTGTTGCTGTATTCTGCAGACCCAAGAGCTTTGTCAATAGAT CGAAGTGGAAACCCATAGTGGAAGAGCCAGGGGTGTGGATGGCAATGGGCTGCCACCCAAAGAACGCCACTGAGTACACTGAGTGGACGGAGGAAGGACTGAAACAAGCCCTGAAGCATGAGAAAACTGTGGCACTGGGAGAAATTGGCCTGGACTACTCTAAACA ccATGGGCAATTCTCAGCCCAGCAAAAGGATGTGTTCATCAGACAGATCAGGATTGCTTTAGACATGAATTTGCCCCTGGTCATTCACTGCAGGGAGGCAGAGGATGACTGTTTGGAAATTTTGGAAAAG CATGTTCCTGCTGACTACAAAATCCACTGTCACTGCTTCACGTCCAACTATGAGTCTGCCACAAAGTGGACGTCACGATTTAAGAACTTGTTCATCGGCCTGACCCCCCTTATCACCTTCCGCTCTGCCGTGGGCACTCATGAGGTGGCCAGGCTTCTGCCCCTCAACAGACTTCTCCTGGAGACTGATGCTCCCTACTTCTTGCCCAGTGGATTTGAG TGGGAGGGGCTGTCGCTGTCCCACCCTGGCATGGCGCTGATGGTGGCCATTCGGGTGGCAGAGCTGCGTGGCATCCAGGTGGAGGAGGTCCTGGTTCAGGTGCGACGCAACACCCAGGACATGTATGGCATTTAG